A DNA window from Enterobacter cloacae subsp. cloacae ATCC 13047 contains the following coding sequences:
- the fhuE gene encoding ferric-rhodotorulic acid/ferric-coprogen receptor FhuE — MSFINHTRDGQPQPAATPSLLAACIAMALMPAVSFAASATEDTVVVEGGFDNAQDPSSSQDTDYSVKTTTTGTKLLLVPRDIPQSVSVISQQRMADQNLQSLGQVLTNTTGVTAQVQDSDRTVFYSRGFFVSNYAYDDLPTSISEVWNFGDTAADTAIYDRIEVVRGATGLMSGTGNPAAYVNMVRKHADSNEFKGNVSASYGSWDKQRYVLDLQAPLVESGNVRGRLITGYQDNDSFVDNYHYRKKFLYGVVDADVTDSTTLSVGYEYQESDTDNPTWGGLPTWYSDGSKTHYNRNQTVAPDWAYSDKDNTRIFANLTQRFDNGWEAHINGMHADTNFDSKLMYMSGYPDKETGAGMVGYGGWNRGERKQDAVDAFLRGGFDLFGRQHEMMFGCSFSRQRNHYDNTMPDALYGMVDVGNFKNWNGNIADPQWTPWKLYSQDDIRQSSAYTSARFSLADPLSLILGARYTHYNIRYNPAGSPDTRLESSKDDVTPYAGLVYDINEDWSTYVSYTSIFQPQDKRDASGRYLDPTTGKSYEAGVKADWFSTRLTTSLALFRIEQDNVANNTYTYMPSGESIYESLDGVVSKGIEFELNGALTDNWQLTFGATRYIAEDKRGNAVSSDQPRTTMKLFTRYQLPMLPALAVGGGVNWQNKVWNDVDGGPAGRSRAEQGSYALVNLFSRYQVTKDFAVQANVNNLFDKEYYDYVGSYVVYGAPLNVSVSASYDF; from the coding sequence ATGTCTTTCATTAACCACACCAGGGATGGGCAACCGCAGCCAGCCGCCACGCCTTCGTTGCTGGCTGCCTGTATTGCTATGGCATTGATGCCAGCCGTCAGTTTCGCCGCCTCTGCAACCGAAGATACCGTGGTTGTCGAGGGCGGTTTTGATAACGCACAGGACCCGTCCAGCAGTCAGGATACGGACTACAGCGTTAAGACCACCACCACGGGGACGAAACTGTTACTGGTTCCCCGCGATATTCCGCAGTCCGTCAGCGTCATTAGCCAGCAGCGCATGGCAGATCAGAATCTGCAATCCCTCGGCCAGGTGTTAACTAACACCACCGGCGTCACCGCGCAGGTACAGGACAGCGACCGGACGGTATTTTACTCGCGCGGCTTCTTTGTCAGTAACTATGCGTATGATGATCTGCCAACCTCCATCAGCGAAGTATGGAACTTTGGCGACACCGCCGCCGATACCGCCATTTACGATCGTATTGAAGTGGTACGCGGCGCAACCGGCCTGATGTCCGGCACGGGAAATCCCGCCGCCTACGTCAACATGGTACGTAAGCATGCAGACAGCAATGAATTTAAAGGCAATGTCTCCGCCAGTTACGGTAGCTGGGACAAACAACGCTACGTGCTGGATCTGCAGGCTCCGCTGGTAGAGTCGGGTAACGTGCGCGGTCGTCTTATTACGGGTTATCAGGACAACGACAGTTTTGTTGATAACTACCACTACCGCAAAAAGTTCCTCTATGGCGTGGTCGATGCGGACGTGACTGACAGCACCACCCTGTCTGTGGGCTATGAATATCAGGAAAGCGATACCGATAACCCAACCTGGGGCGGCCTGCCAACCTGGTACAGCGATGGCAGCAAAACCCATTACAACCGCAACCAGACCGTTGCACCAGACTGGGCTTATTCAGATAAAGACAACACCCGTATTTTCGCCAACCTCACCCAACGCTTCGACAACGGCTGGGAAGCCCACATCAACGGCATGCATGCCGACACCAACTTTGACAGCAAACTGATGTATATGTCCGGCTACCCGGATAAAGAGACCGGTGCGGGTATGGTCGGATATGGCGGCTGGAACCGCGGTGAACGTAAGCAGGATGCGGTGGATGCCTTCCTGCGCGGCGGTTTCGATCTTTTCGGTCGCCAGCATGAGATGATGTTTGGCTGTAGCTTCAGCCGCCAGCGTAACCACTATGACAACACCATGCCGGACGCGCTGTACGGCATGGTTGACGTGGGTAACTTCAAAAACTGGAACGGGAATATCGCCGATCCGCAGTGGACCCCCTGGAAGCTTTACAGTCAGGATGATATCCGCCAGTCTTCGGCCTATACCTCAGCCCGATTCTCGCTTGCCGATCCGCTATCTCTGATCCTCGGTGCGCGTTATACCCATTACAACATTCGCTATAACCCGGCGGGCTCCCCGGACACCCGCCTGGAAAGCAGTAAGGATGATGTAACGCCATACGCGGGCCTTGTTTACGATATCAATGAAGACTGGTCAACCTACGTCAGCTATACCTCCATCTTCCAGCCTCAGGACAAGCGTGACGCCAGCGGCCGTTACCTGGACCCGACAACGGGGAAAAGCTATGAAGCCGGGGTGAAAGCAGACTGGTTTAGTACGCGCCTGACCACCTCGCTCGCCCTCTTTCGCATTGAGCAGGATAATGTGGCGAATAATACCTACACCTACATGCCCAGTGGCGAGTCAATTTATGAATCTCTGGATGGGGTCGTCAGTAAAGGGATCGAGTTCGAGCTAAACGGCGCCCTGACCGATAACTGGCAGCTGACCTTCGGCGCAACCCGCTACATTGCTGAAGACAAGCGCGGCAACGCGGTTAGTTCCGATCAGCCTCGTACCACAATGAAGCTCTTTACCCGTTATCAACTGCCCATGCTACCGGCACTGGCAGTGGGCGGCGGGGTGAACTGGCAGAATAAAGTCTGGAACGATGTAGATGGCGGCCCGGCAGGTCGATCACGTGCAGAACAAGGCAGCTACGCGCTGGTTAACCTGTTCAGCCGGTATCAGGTGACTAAAGATTTTGCTGTCCAGGCTAACGTCAACAACCTGTTCGACAAAGAGTATTACGACTACGTCGGCTCTTATGTGGTATATGGCGCGCCGCTGAACGTCTCTGTAAGCGCGAGCTACGACTTCTGA
- the ptsG gene encoding PTS glucose transporter subunit IIBC — translation MFKNAFANLQKVGKSLMLPVSVLPIAGILLGVGSANFSWLPAVVSHVMAEAGGSVFANMPLIFAIGVALGFTNNDGVSALASVVAYGIMVKTMAVVAPLVLHLPAEEIAAKHLADTGVLGGIISGAIAAYMFNRFYRIKLPEYLGFFAGKRFVPIISGLAAIFTGVILSFIWPPIGTAIQTFSQWAAYQNPVVAFGIYGFIERCLVPFGLHHIWNVPFQMQIGEFTNAAGQVFHGDIPRYMAGDPTAGKLSGGFLFKMYGLPAAAIAIWHSAKPENRAKVGGIMISAALTSFLTGITEPIEFSFMFVAPILYVIHAILAGLAFPICILLGMRDGTSFSHGLIDFIVLSGNSSKLWLFPIVGACYAVVYYTIFRVLIKALDLKTPGREDATEDSKAGATSEMAPALVAAFGGKENITNLDACITRLRVSVADVAKVDQPGLKKLGAAGVVVAGSGVQAIFGTKSDNLKTEMDEYIRNS, via the coding sequence ATGTTTAAGAATGCATTTGCTAACCTGCAAAAGGTCGGTAAATCGCTGATGCTGCCAGTATCCGTACTGCCTATCGCAGGTATCCTGCTGGGTGTCGGTTCTGCAAACTTCAGCTGGCTGCCAGCCGTAGTGTCCCACGTAATGGCCGAAGCAGGCGGTTCTGTCTTTGCTAACATGCCACTGATCTTCGCTATCGGTGTTGCTCTGGGCTTCACCAATAACGACGGCGTTTCTGCGCTGGCTTCTGTGGTTGCCTACGGCATCATGGTGAAAACCATGGCTGTGGTTGCACCGCTGGTTCTGCATTTACCTGCTGAAGAGATCGCAGCGAAACACCTGGCGGATACCGGTGTTCTGGGCGGTATCATCTCCGGTGCGATTGCAGCGTATATGTTTAACCGCTTCTATCGCATCAAGCTGCCTGAGTATCTGGGCTTCTTCGCGGGCAAGCGTTTCGTTCCGATCATCTCTGGTCTGGCAGCGATTTTCACGGGTGTGATCCTGTCCTTCATCTGGCCACCAATCGGTACGGCAATCCAGACCTTCTCTCAGTGGGCTGCTTATCAGAACCCGGTTGTGGCGTTTGGTATCTACGGCTTCATCGAGCGTTGCCTGGTGCCATTTGGTCTGCACCACATCTGGAACGTTCCATTCCAGATGCAGATTGGTGAATTCACCAACGCAGCAGGTCAGGTGTTCCACGGTGATATCCCACGTTATATGGCGGGTGACCCAACTGCAGGTAAACTGTCTGGTGGCTTCCTGTTCAAAATGTATGGTCTGCCAGCCGCGGCAATTGCAATCTGGCACTCTGCTAAACCAGAGAACCGTGCAAAAGTGGGCGGTATCATGATCTCCGCAGCGCTGACCTCGTTCCTGACCGGTATCACCGAGCCGATCGAGTTCTCCTTCATGTTCGTTGCGCCGATCCTGTACGTTATCCACGCGATTCTGGCGGGTCTGGCGTTCCCAATCTGTATCCTGCTGGGTATGCGTGACGGTACGTCCTTCTCACACGGCCTGATCGACTTCATCGTTCTGTCCGGTAACAGCAGCAAACTGTGGCTGTTCCCAATCGTGGGTGCGTGCTACGCCGTTGTTTACTACACCATCTTCCGCGTGCTGATCAAAGCACTGGACCTGAAAACGCCAGGTCGTGAAGATGCAACAGAAGACAGCAAAGCAGGCGCGACCAGCGAAATGGCTCCGGCACTGGTTGCAGCATTCGGCGGTAAAGAGAACATCACTAACCTGGACGCGTGTATCACTCGTCTGCGTGTGAGCGTTGCCGATGTTGCGAAAGTAGACCAGCCGGGTCTGAAAAAACTGGGCGCAGCGGGTGTGGTTGTTGCAGGTTCTGGTGTTCAGGCAATCTTCGGTACCAAATCCGATAACCTGAAAACCGAAATGGATGAATACATCCGCAACAGCTAA
- a CDS encoding metal-dependent hydrolase, whose protein sequence is MFLVDSHCHLDGLDYQSLHKDVDEVLAKAAARDVKFCLAVATTLPGYRTMRELVGVRPNVVFSCGVHPLNQDEAYDVEELRRLAAEEGVVAMGETGLDYYYTPETMARQQESFRHHIRIGRELNKPVIVHTRDARADTLAILREENVTDCGGVLHCFTEDRETAGKLLDLGFYISFSGIVTFRNAEQLRDAARYVPLDRILVETDSPYLAPVPHRGKENQPAMTRDVAEYMAVLKGVSIEELARVTTENFSTLFHIDPARLQSV, encoded by the coding sequence ATGTTTTTAGTCGACTCACACTGCCATCTCGATGGCCTGGATTATCAATCCCTGCATAAAGACGTGGACGAAGTGCTGGCTAAAGCCGCCGCCCGCGATGTGAAATTTTGCCTTGCGGTGGCTACCACGCTGCCGGGTTATCGCACCATGCGTGAGCTGGTGGGCGTTCGCCCTAATGTTGTCTTTTCCTGTGGCGTGCATCCGCTCAATCAGGATGAAGCATACGACGTCGAGGAGTTACGTCGTCTGGCGGCCGAAGAGGGCGTGGTAGCGATGGGGGAAACCGGGCTGGACTATTACTACACGCCGGAGACCATGGCGCGTCAGCAGGAGTCCTTCCGCCATCACATTCGCATTGGGCGTGAGCTTAACAAACCGGTTATCGTTCATACCCGCGATGCCCGCGCCGATACCCTGGCGATCCTCAGGGAAGAAAACGTGACGGATTGCGGTGGCGTACTACACTGTTTCACAGAAGACAGAGAAACGGCGGGAAAACTGCTTGATTTAGGGTTTTATATCTCGTTTTCCGGGATCGTGACGTTCCGTAACGCTGAGCAGCTTCGCGATGCTGCGCGTTATGTTCCGCTCGATCGTATTCTGGTGGAAACAGACTCTCCTTATCTGGCTCCGGTACCGCATCGCGGTAAAGAAAACCAGCCAGCAATGACGAGAGACGTGGCTGAATACATGGCCGTTCTGAAGGGCGTCAGTATCGAAGAGCTGGCCCGCGTCACGACGGAAAACTTCTCTACACTGTTCCATATTGACCCCGCCCGCCTGCAATCTGTTTGA
- the holB gene encoding DNA polymerase III subunit delta', with protein sequence MKWYPWLRPHFEQLIASYQAGRGHHALLIQALPGMGEDALIYAITRFLMCQQPEGHKSCGKCRGCQLMQAGTHPDYYTLEPEKGKSALGIDAVREVSEKLYEHARLGGAKVVWLKDAALLTEAAANALLKTLEEPPEKTWFFLSCRDPGRLLATLRSRCRLHHLATPQESWALSWLEREVTTSQDSALSALRLSSGAPAAALALLQADVWSQREALCRAVVSALESGDWLSVLPALNSDQAAERLHWLAALLLDALKIQQGATLLTNPDVWPLVNTLANRLPGATLRAILHDTCQSREQLLTVTGLNRELVLTDQLLRIEHYLQPGVTPPVSHL encoded by the coding sequence ATGAAATGGTACCCATGGTTGCGCCCGCACTTTGAACAGCTGATCGCCAGCTATCAGGCCGGACGGGGGCATCATGCGTTACTGATTCAGGCATTGCCGGGCATGGGTGAAGATGCATTGATCTACGCCATCACCCGTTTTCTGATGTGCCAGCAGCCAGAAGGTCACAAAAGCTGCGGTAAATGCCGCGGCTGCCAGCTGATGCAGGCGGGCACACATCCTGACTATTACACGCTGGAGCCTGAGAAGGGCAAAAGTGCGCTCGGTATCGATGCCGTGCGTGAAGTCAGTGAAAAATTATACGAGCACGCACGACTGGGTGGCGCAAAAGTCGTCTGGCTGAAAGACGCGGCGTTGCTTACCGAGGCGGCGGCAAACGCGCTGCTTAAAACGCTGGAGGAGCCACCGGAAAAAACGTGGTTCTTCCTGTCATGCCGCGATCCGGGTCGATTACTGGCGACGTTACGCAGTCGGTGTCGGCTTCATCACCTTGCGACTCCCCAGGAATCGTGGGCGCTGAGCTGGCTGGAGCGTGAGGTGACAACGTCACAGGATAGCGCGTTGTCCGCATTGCGCCTCAGCAGCGGCGCACCTGCCGCGGCGCTGGCTCTGCTGCAGGCGGACGTCTGGTCGCAACGAGAAGCGCTTTGCCGCGCCGTTGTCTCTGCGCTGGAGAGCGGTGACTGGTTGAGCGTACTGCCTGCACTTAACAGCGATCAGGCTGCCGAGCGTCTGCACTGGCTGGCTGCCTTACTTCTGGATGCCCTCAAGATCCAGCAGGGGGCCACGCTGCTGACCAATCCCGATGTCTGGCCACTGGTAAACACGCTGGCGAATCGTCTGCCAGGCGCCACGTTGCGTGCGATCCTGCACGATACTTGCCAGAGCCGCGAACAACTTTTAACGGTAACCGGTCTTAATCGCGAGCTTGTACTGACCGACCAGTTACTGCGTATCGAACATTACCTGCAACCAGGCGTTACTCCGCCTGTTTCCCATCTCTGA
- the tmk gene encoding dTMP kinase, which produces MRSKYIVIEGLEGAGKTTARNVVIETLKTLGVADMVFTREPGGTQLAEKLRSLVLDIKSVGDEVITDKAEVLMFYAARVQLVETVIKPALAAGKWVIGDRHDLSTQAYQGGGRGIDQTMLATLRDAVLGDFRPDLTLYLDVTPEVGLKRARARGELDRIEQESLDFFNRTRARYLELASQDSSIRTIDATQSLEEVTRSIEETVKHWLQEQQA; this is translated from the coding sequence ATGCGCAGTAAATACATTGTCATTGAGGGACTCGAAGGAGCCGGTAAAACCACAGCCCGCAACGTGGTAATCGAAACGCTGAAAACGCTCGGCGTTGCGGACATGGTGTTTACCCGTGAACCCGGCGGTACGCAGCTGGCTGAAAAGCTGCGCAGCCTGGTGCTGGATATCAAATCCGTGGGCGATGAAGTTATCACTGACAAAGCCGAAGTGCTGATGTTCTATGCCGCTCGCGTGCAGTTGGTAGAGACGGTCATCAAACCGGCTCTGGCCGCTGGCAAGTGGGTCATTGGTGACCGTCACGATCTGTCGACTCAGGCGTATCAGGGCGGGGGACGCGGAATTGACCAGACAATGCTGGCAACGTTGCGTGATGCCGTCTTAGGGGATTTCCGCCCCGATCTGACGCTGTATCTGGATGTAACGCCGGAAGTGGGCCTGAAGCGCGCGCGCGCGCGCGGCGAGCTGGATCGCATTGAGCAAGAGTCGCTCGACTTCTTTAATCGCACCCGCGCGCGTTATCTTGAACTCGCCAGTCAGGACAGTTCCATTCGCACCATTGATGCGACGCAGTCCCTGGAAGAGGTGACCCGTTCCATTGAGGAAACTGTCAAACACTGGCTACAGGAGCAACAGGCATGA
- the yceG gene encoding cell division protein YceG, with translation MKKMLRFVLLLIVALGIAGGAGMWKVRQLADSKILIKDETIFTLKAGTGRLALGEQLYGDKIINRPRVFQWLLRVEPELSHFKAGTYRFTPGMTVREMLQLLESGKEAQFPLRFVEGMCLSDYLKQLRDAPYIKHTLKDDSYQTVAAVLEFEHPEWVEGWFWPDTWMYTAGTTDVAILKRAHKKMVAAVESAWEGRADGLPYKDQNQFVTMASIIEKETAVASERDQVASVFINRLRIGMRLQTDPTVIYGMGENYSGKISRKDLETPTAYNTYVISGLPPGPIATPSEASLKAAAHPAKTPYLYFVADGKGGHTFNTNLASHNRSVQDYLKALKEKNAQ, from the coding sequence ATGAAGAAAATGTTGCGCTTTGTCCTCCTTCTAATCGTTGCGCTGGGTATCGCTGGCGGCGCGGGAATGTGGAAAGTTCGCCAGCTGGCGGACAGTAAGATCCTGATTAAGGACGAAACGATCTTTACCCTGAAAGCGGGAACCGGGCGACTGGCGCTCGGTGAACAGCTTTATGGCGATAAAATCATTAATCGTCCACGCGTGTTCCAGTGGTTATTGCGTGTGGAACCTGAGCTGTCTCATTTTAAAGCTGGCACCTATCGTTTCACGCCCGGGATGACCGTCAGAGAGATGCTACAGCTGCTGGAAAGCGGCAAAGAAGCACAGTTCCCGCTGCGGTTTGTTGAAGGGATGTGCCTTAGCGATTACCTCAAACAGCTGCGTGATGCGCCGTATATTAAACACACGCTAAAAGATGACAGTTACCAGACGGTTGCCGCGGTACTTGAATTTGAACATCCCGAGTGGGTTGAAGGCTGGTTCTGGCCGGACACCTGGATGTATACAGCCGGAACAACCGATGTGGCGATCCTGAAGCGTGCGCACAAAAAAATGGTCGCGGCGGTGGAATCTGCGTGGGAAGGGCGCGCCGATGGCCTGCCGTATAAAGATCAAAACCAGTTTGTCACCATGGCCTCAATTATTGAGAAAGAGACCGCGGTGGCTTCAGAGCGCGACCAGGTGGCGTCGGTCTTTATCAACCGACTGCGCATTGGCATGCGTCTGCAAACTGACCCTACCGTGATTTACGGAATGGGTGAGAACTACAGCGGCAAGATTTCACGAAAAGATCTGGAGACGCCGACGGCGTATAATACCTACGTTATTAGCGGCCTGCCGCCAGGCCCGATTGCCACGCCGAGCGAAGCCTCGCTTAAGGCGGCCGCGCATCCGGCAAAAACACCGTATCTCTACTTTGTGGCTGATGGAAAAGGGGGGCATACCTTTAACACCAACCTTGCCAGCCATAATCGCTCCGTTCAGGATTATCTGAAGGCACTTAAGGAAAAAAATGCGCAGTAA
- the pabC gene encoding aminodeoxychorismate lyase: MFLINGLEQESLPASDRATQFGDGCFTTARIADGDVCLLDAHIRRLQTACKTLMIPFTQWDTLRQEMRQLASGKPSGVLKVIISRGSGGRGYSGASCQHPTRILSVSAYPAQYTRWREEGVTLTLSPVRLGRNPMLAGIKHLNRLEQVLIRTHLEQTAADEALVLDSEGFITECCAANLFWRQGNTVFTPSLEQAGVNGIMRQFCVQQLARSDFHVVEVNAREEALQAADEIVICNALMPVIPVRAYGQICLPSRELFSFLAPICEQIR, encoded by the coding sequence ATGTTTTTAATCAATGGCCTTGAGCAAGAATCTCTGCCTGCCAGCGACAGGGCGACTCAGTTTGGTGATGGCTGCTTTACCACGGCGCGCATTGCGGATGGCGACGTGTGTCTGCTGGATGCGCATATACGTCGTCTGCAAACGGCCTGCAAAACGTTAATGATCCCCTTTACGCAATGGGACACGTTGCGCCAGGAAATGCGCCAGCTTGCGTCCGGAAAGCCCAGTGGGGTACTCAAGGTCATTATCAGCCGCGGCAGCGGTGGACGGGGTTATAGCGGTGCCAGTTGCCAACATCCCACCCGGATCCTGTCGGTTTCTGCGTATCCTGCCCAGTATACGCGCTGGCGTGAAGAGGGCGTTACCCTGACGCTCAGCCCGGTACGTCTGGGAAGAAACCCCATGCTTGCCGGGATAAAACATCTCAATCGTCTTGAGCAGGTGCTAATCCGTACTCATCTTGAGCAGACGGCAGCCGATGAAGCGCTGGTTCTTGACAGCGAAGGGTTCATTACGGAATGCTGTGCGGCTAATTTATTCTGGCGGCAGGGCAACACTGTTTTCACGCCTTCGCTGGAACAGGCGGGAGTCAACGGTATTATGCGTCAGTTTTGTGTGCAGCAGCTGGCACGCTCTGACTTTCACGTTGTCGAAGTTAACGCACGCGAAGAGGCGTTGCAGGCAGCAGATGAAATCGTTATTTGCAACGCGCTGATGCCGGTTATACCTGTCCGCGCTTATGGTCAAATTTGCTTGCCATCGCGCGAGCTGTTCTCTTTTTTAGCCCCGATATGTGAGCAAATCAGATAG
- the fabF gene encoding beta-ketoacyl-ACP synthase II, translated as MSKRRVVVTGLGMLSPVGNTVESTWKALLAGQSGISLIDHFDTSAYATKFAGLVKDFNCEEIISRKEQRKMDAFIQYGIVAGVQAMQDSGLEITEENATRIGAAIGSGIGGLGLIEENHSSLMNGGPRKISPFFVPSTIVNMVAGHLTIMFGLRGPSISIATACTSGVHNIGQAARMIAYGDADAMVAGGAEKASTPLGVGGFGAARALSTRNDNPQAASRPWDKDRDGFVLGDGAGMLVLEEYEHAKKRGAKIYAEVVGFGMSSDAYHMTSPPENGAGAALAMENAIRDAGITPAQIGYVNAHGTSTPAGDKAEAQAVKSIFGESASRVMVSSTKSMTGHLLGAAGAVESIYSILALRDQAVPPTINLDNPDEGCDLDFVPHEARQVSGMEYTLCNSFGFGGTNGSLIFKKI; from the coding sequence GTGTCTAAGCGTCGTGTAGTTGTGACCGGACTTGGCATGTTGTCTCCTGTCGGCAATACCGTAGAGTCCACCTGGAAAGCTCTCCTTGCCGGTCAGAGCGGCATCAGCCTAATCGACCATTTCGATACTAGCGCCTATGCAACGAAATTTGCTGGCTTAGTAAAGGATTTTAACTGTGAAGAGATCATCTCGCGCAAAGAACAGCGCAAGATGGATGCCTTCATTCAATATGGAATTGTCGCTGGCGTTCAGGCCATGCAGGATTCTGGCCTTGAAATTACGGAAGAGAACGCAACCCGTATCGGTGCCGCTATTGGCTCCGGGATTGGCGGTCTTGGTCTGATCGAGGAAAACCATTCATCTCTCATGAATGGCGGACCGCGTAAAATCAGCCCGTTCTTCGTTCCGTCCACGATTGTTAATATGGTGGCGGGTCACCTGACCATCATGTTCGGTCTGCGTGGGCCAAGCATTTCTATCGCGACCGCATGTACCTCTGGCGTGCATAACATCGGCCAGGCCGCGCGTATGATTGCGTACGGCGATGCAGATGCTATGGTGGCGGGCGGTGCTGAAAAAGCCAGTACCCCGCTTGGCGTGGGTGGCTTTGGTGCTGCGCGCGCGCTGTCTACCCGCAACGATAATCCTCAGGCGGCAAGCCGTCCTTGGGACAAAGACCGTGACGGTTTCGTGCTGGGCGATGGTGCAGGTATGCTCGTTCTGGAAGAGTACGAACATGCGAAAAAACGTGGCGCGAAAATTTATGCTGAAGTCGTTGGCTTTGGTATGAGCAGCGATGCCTATCACATGACGTCACCGCCAGAAAATGGTGCGGGCGCCGCGCTGGCCATGGAAAACGCGATTCGCGATGCGGGTATTACCCCAGCGCAAATCGGCTACGTTAACGCACACGGTACCTCTACCCCTGCGGGCGATAAAGCAGAAGCTCAGGCTGTTAAGTCTATCTTCGGTGAATCTGCCAGCCGTGTAATGGTCAGTTCCACAAAATCCATGACCGGTCACCTGTTGGGTGCGGCGGGTGCTGTAGAGTCTATTTACTCTATTCTTGCGCTGCGCGACCAGGCTGTTCCGCCAACCATCAACCTGGATAACCCGGATGAAGGTTGCGATCTGGACTTCGTTCCTCACGAAGCGCGCCAGGTGAGTGGAATGGAGTACACCCTGTGTAACTCCTTCGGCTTTGGCGGTACTAACGGTTCTCTGATCTTCAAAAAGATCTGA
- the acpP gene encoding acyl carrier protein, which yields MSTIEERVKKIIGEQLGVKQEEVVNSASFVEDLGADSLDTVELVMALEEEFDTEIPDEEAEKITTVQAAIDYINGHQA from the coding sequence ATGAGCACTATCGAAGAACGCGTTAAGAAAATTATCGGCGAACAGCTGGGCGTTAAGCAGGAAGAAGTTGTGAACTCCGCTTCCTTCGTTGAAGACCTGGGCGCAGATTCTCTTGACACCGTTGAGCTGGTAATGGCTCTGGAAGAAGAGTTTGATACTGAGATTCCGGACGAAGAAGCTGAGAAGATCACCACCGTTCAGGCTGCCATTGATTACATCAACGGCCACCAGGCGTAA
- the fabG gene encoding 3-oxoacyl-ACP reductase FabG, translating into MSFEGKIALVTGASRGIGRAIAETLAARGAKVIGTATSENGAKAISDYLGANGKGLVLNVTEPASIESVLENIRAEFGEVDILVNNAGITRDNLLMRMKDDEWNDIIETNLSSVFRLSKAVMRAMMKKRHGRIITVGSVVGTMGNAGQANYAAAKAGLIGFSKSLAREVASRGITVNVVAPGFIETDMTRALTDEQRAGTLAAVPAGRLGDPKEIASAVAFLASDEAGYITGETLHVNGGMYMV; encoded by the coding sequence ATGAGTTTTGAAGGAAAAATTGCCCTGGTCACTGGCGCAAGCCGCGGTATCGGGCGTGCAATTGCTGAAACACTGGCCGCGCGCGGCGCGAAAGTGATTGGTACAGCAACCAGCGAGAATGGCGCGAAGGCCATCAGCGACTATCTGGGTGCGAACGGTAAAGGTCTGGTACTGAATGTGACCGAACCTGCATCTATCGAATCTGTTCTGGAAAATATTCGCGCAGAGTTTGGCGAAGTGGATATTCTGGTCAATAATGCCGGGATCACTCGCGATAACCTGTTGATGCGAATGAAAGACGACGAGTGGAACGATATTATCGAAACCAACCTGTCATCTGTATTCCGTCTGTCAAAAGCGGTAATGCGCGCTATGATGAAAAAGCGTCATGGTCGTATTATCACTGTCGGTTCTGTGGTTGGTACCATGGGAAATGCTGGTCAGGCTAACTACGCTGCGGCGAAAGCAGGTCTGATTGGTTTCAGTAAGTCGCTGGCGCGTGAAGTCGCGTCCCGCGGGATTACTGTAAACGTTGTTGCTCCGGGCTTTATTGAAACGGACATGACGCGTGCGCTGACTGATGAGCAGCGTGCGGGTACGCTGGCAGCTGTTCCTGCGGGCCGCTTAGGCGACCCTAAAGAAATTGCCAGCGCGGTTGCATTTTTAGCCTCTGACGAAGCGGGTTACATCACTGGTGAAACCCTCCATGTCAACGGCGGGATGTATATGGTTTAA